The following proteins are co-located in the Egicoccus sp. AB-alg2 genome:
- a CDS encoding GNAT family N-acetyltransferase, with translation MVDPSSIEQALATAAGAADLAGVQVVALHDHRDMAAVSRLFDDVWGRTGPADAILAPEALTALAHAGAQVSGALRDDTLVGATAAFLGRDDDGDTYLHSHVTGVLGGAAGRGVGRALKWHQRAWCLQRDLVRVRWTFDPLVRRNAVFNLVHLGARVVGYREDLYGRMQDARNAGTPTDRLVVDWDLFAPRVLAAAAGRAAEPDVTAMRRAGAAAVLRVDDDGTPHLTPTDAPRRLVQVPADIEAIRRQDPDLATAWAAAVRTTLGHALQHGMRVGGCTRDGWYVLAMDRAVSELAERR, from the coding sequence TTGGTCGACCCGTCCAGCATCGAGCAGGCCCTGGCGACGGCCGCCGGCGCCGCCGATCTCGCCGGCGTGCAGGTCGTCGCGCTGCACGATCACCGGGACATGGCGGCCGTCTCGCGCCTGTTCGACGACGTCTGGGGCCGTACGGGCCCGGCCGACGCCATCCTCGCCCCCGAGGCGCTGACCGCCCTCGCCCACGCCGGCGCCCAGGTCTCCGGCGCCCTGCGGGACGACACGCTCGTCGGTGCGACGGCGGCCTTCCTCGGCCGGGACGACGACGGCGACACCTACCTGCACTCGCACGTCACGGGCGTCCTCGGCGGCGCGGCCGGACGCGGGGTGGGACGGGCGCTCAAGTGGCACCAGCGGGCCTGGTGCCTGCAACGCGACCTCGTACGGGTGCGTTGGACGTTCGATCCGTTGGTCCGCCGCAACGCCGTGTTCAACCTCGTCCATCTCGGCGCCCGCGTGGTCGGGTACCGCGAGGACCTGTACGGGCGCATGCAGGACGCGCGCAACGCCGGCACGCCCACCGACCGACTGGTCGTCGACTGGGACCTGTTCGCGCCGCGGGTCCTGGCCGCCGCCGCGGGTCGCGCGGCGGAGCCGGACGTGACCGCCATGCGACGCGCCGGCGCGGCCGCCGTGCTGCGCGTCGACGACGACGGCACCCCGCACCTCACCCCCACCGACGCGCCGCGCCGACTCGTGCAGGTGCCGGCCGACATCGAGGCCATCCGGCGGCAGGACCCGGATCTCGCCACCGCATGGGCCGCCGCCGTGCGTACGACCCTGGGCCACGCGCTGCAGCACGGCATGCGGGTCGGCGGCTGCACCCGCGACGGCTGGTACGTCCTGGCCATGGACCGGGCCGTCAGCGAACTGGCGGAACGCCGATGA
- a CDS encoding ATP-dependent DNA ligase — protein MDLPVTPPIEPMLATLARELPTGPLRYEPKWDGFRCIVFRSGDELLLQSRNLKPLDRYFPELREPLLRLLPDRCVVDGELVVPRDGILDFDALSERIHPADSRVRMLAERTPARFVAFDLLALGDDDLMAASFAERREALERAMRATSPPVHLTPVTDDPATADDWFARFEGAGLDGVVAKPAAGPYAPGKRTLVKVKHQRTADVVVGGFRWHKDGQGVGSLLLGLYDETGTLRHIGVAAAFAAKRRRELIDELAPYRPAEGETLSDHPWADGDGMTGTPRGPSRWNQAKDTSWEPLRPELVAEVAYEQLQGDRLRHGARFLRWRPDRDPDSCRYDQLETPPPAELAHLFAV, from the coding sequence GTGGATCTGCCCGTCACCCCGCCCATCGAGCCCATGCTCGCGACCCTCGCCCGCGAGCTGCCGACCGGGCCACTGCGCTACGAACCCAAGTGGGACGGCTTCCGGTGCATCGTGTTCCGTAGCGGCGACGAGCTGCTGCTGCAGAGCCGCAACCTCAAGCCGCTCGACCGCTACTTCCCCGAGCTGCGCGAGCCGCTGCTGCGGCTGCTGCCCGACCGCTGCGTCGTCGACGGTGAGCTCGTCGTGCCACGGGACGGCATCCTCGACTTCGACGCGCTGTCGGAACGGATCCATCCCGCGGACTCGCGCGTACGGATGCTGGCGGAGCGCACGCCGGCGCGCTTCGTGGCGTTCGACCTGCTCGCCCTCGGCGACGACGACCTCATGGCGGCGTCCTTCGCCGAACGGCGCGAAGCCCTCGAACGGGCGATGCGGGCGACCAGCCCGCCGGTCCACCTCACGCCGGTCACCGACGACCCGGCGACGGCCGACGACTGGTTCGCCCGCTTCGAGGGCGCCGGCCTCGACGGCGTGGTCGCCAAGCCCGCCGCCGGGCCGTACGCGCCGGGCAAGCGCACCCTCGTCAAGGTCAAGCACCAGCGCACCGCCGACGTGGTCGTCGGCGGGTTCCGCTGGCACAAGGACGGACAGGGGGTCGGCTCGCTGCTGCTCGGGCTCTACGACGAGACGGGCACGCTGCGCCACATCGGCGTGGCCGCCGCGTTCGCGGCCAAGCGACGCCGCGAGCTGATCGACGAGCTCGCGCCGTACCGGCCCGCCGAGGGCGAGACGCTGTCCGACCACCCCTGGGCCGACGGCGACGGGATGACCGGTACCCCGCGCGGCCCGTCGCGATGGAACCAGGCCAAGGACACGAGCTGGGAGCCGCTGCGCCCCGAGCTGGTCGCCGAGGTCGCCTACGAGCAGCTCCAGGGCGACCGGCTCCGCCACGGCGCCCGGTTCCTGCGCTGGCGGCCGGATCGGGACCCCGACTCCTGCCGCTACGACCAGCTGGAGACGCCACCGCCGGCCGAGCTGGCTCACCTCTTC
- the menC gene encoding o-succinylbenzoate synthase — translation MTVERIDLVRVGLPLVTPFRTSFGVQTVRDALLVHVRGREAEGWGECVTPASPVYSEEYTDGAMHVLADELVPRLLAPGRSVRAEDVGLRLAGIKGHRMAKAALESAVLDAQLRAADRPLAAYLGATRDRVPAGVSVGIPDGGVPELLELVAGYLQAGYVRIKAKVARGADVQPMQALRSRFGASLRLQVDANAGYDPDARADVAALDGLDELGLVQIEQPFGPDRLLAHARHAARWRTPVCLDESVTDAARAVEALELRACRIVNVKPGRVGGPLESVRVHDACRDRGVPVWCGGMLETGVGRALNVAIAAMPGFELPGDTSASDRYFAEDVTEPFVLQDGHVAVPQGPGIGRTPRDEPLKAAERHRVDPLGS, via the coding sequence TTGACGGTCGAGCGGATCGACCTGGTCCGGGTCGGTCTGCCGCTGGTCACGCCGTTCCGCACCTCCTTCGGCGTGCAGACCGTCCGCGACGCGCTGCTCGTCCATGTGCGCGGCCGCGAGGCCGAGGGCTGGGGCGAATGCGTCACCCCCGCGTCGCCCGTGTACTCCGAGGAGTACACCGACGGGGCGATGCACGTGCTGGCCGACGAACTGGTGCCTCGCCTGCTCGCGCCTGGCCGGTCGGTGCGGGCCGAGGACGTCGGGTTGCGCCTGGCCGGCATCAAGGGCCATCGGATGGCCAAGGCGGCGTTGGAGTCGGCCGTACTGGACGCCCAGTTGCGGGCCGCCGACCGGCCCCTCGCGGCGTACCTCGGCGCCACCCGCGACCGCGTGCCCGCCGGCGTGTCGGTCGGGATCCCCGACGGCGGGGTGCCCGAGCTCCTCGAGCTGGTCGCCGGCTACCTGCAGGCCGGCTACGTGCGCATCAAGGCCAAGGTGGCGCGGGGTGCCGACGTCCAGCCGATGCAGGCGCTACGCAGCCGCTTCGGCGCGTCGTTGCGGCTCCAGGTCGACGCCAACGCGGGCTACGACCCGGATGCGCGCGCCGACGTGGCCGCACTCGACGGCCTCGACGAGCTCGGACTGGTCCAGATCGAGCAGCCGTTCGGCCCGGACCGGCTGCTGGCGCACGCCCGGCACGCGGCCCGCTGGCGCACGCCCGTGTGCCTCGACGAGTCCGTCACCGACGCCGCACGGGCCGTCGAGGCGCTCGAACTGCGCGCCTGCCGGATCGTCAACGTCAAGCCCGGCCGCGTGGGCGGCCCGCTGGAGTCGGTGCGCGTCCACGACGCGTGTCGTGACCGCGGGGTACCGGTCTGGTGCGGCGGCATGCTGGAGACCGGGGTCGGGCGGGCACTGAACGTCGCGATCGCCGCCATGCCCGGGTTCGAGCTGCCGGGCGACACGTCGGCCTCGGATCGCTACTTCGCCGAGGACGTCACCGAACCCTTCGTCCTGCAAGACGGCCACGTGGCCGTCCCGCAGGGTCCCGGCATCGGCCGCACGCCCCGCGACGAGCCGCTGAAGGCCGCCGAGCGTCACCGCGTCGACCCGCTCGGGTCCTGA